The Nocardia sp. NBC_00508 nucleotide sequence GACCGGCAGCCTCCGACTCGACTGCGCACCCATCAAATCCGAAATCTAGATCCGGGTCTTTCACGGCCATGCCTTTCTCGCGACGCAGGCGCGTATCGTCTCGACGATCAACAGCCCGGACGGCCGGAAGGAGTCGCGCGGCGCGACGACCCACTGCCGGTACACGGCGTGGGCGTCGGCAGGTGAGGGCAAGGCGATGTCGCCGCCTATCGGGACGACGGACACGTCGAGGCGGAAGAGTTCGGCGAACAGACGGATGTCGTCGGGCAGGTCGGGGCGGATCAGGTAGGTCCAGCGTCCGGATCGGACGTGGGCGATGACCGGCCCGAGCGCAAAACGATTGTGGAGCAGGTTGTCTCGCACTTGCTGCCCGAGCCTAGCGGGCATGGTGATGCCGCCGATCATTCCGGACCGGACGACGATGTGGCCGTTCTCCGGATGGATTGCAGCCGGAATGCCGCAGGTGCGTCGGTAGTAGGCGCACCGAGAAGTCGGCGTGTCCGCGAACGCGGAATCGTCCATACGAGCCTTCCTCGGGTTGTTGGTCTGAAGTGCGAACACCGGTTCGCCCTGTCGCCCTTGCCCTTACGTTGTTCGGCGAAGTGCGCGAGGGTCGCTGAACTCTGTCCGCCTACTCAGCACACCACCGGAATGGTTGGATGGGCGCGCCATCATGGGAATCTCGTGTAAGTGCTCCAAAGACGCTGACGGCGTGCCACTCTGGTTCCGCTCGTTTCCCATGAACGGACGACAACTGGGGGCTCGATATGACAGATGAAGGTGGCTCAACCCTGCCCAGGCGTCAGCTGGGCTGGCATCTCCGCAACGGCCGCAATGAACTGGGCCTGACTCTGGAGCAGGTCGCGGCCATGATGCAGTGGAGCAAGAGCAAGCTCGCTCGCATCGAAAAAGCCGAGGGCGGTGGCCTTCTCCGCGAACTGGACATCCGGGAGTTGTGCCGGGTTCTCGGATTCGATGATGACATGACAACCGCTATGGTTGAGCTATCTCGGCAGTCGGATGCGAAGTGCTGGTGGCACACGTTCGACGATGTGATCCGCAAGAGTTTCAACATGTATGTCGGTCTGGAATCTTCCGCTACCTCGCTCACCATGTTTCGACCGAATCTGGTTCCGGGATTGCTCCAGACCCCTGACTACGCCCGAGCTCTCGATCGCATCTACTTCCCCGACGATACGGCCGAGGAGTTGGACCGGCGGGTGCAGCTGCGAATCAAGCGACAGGCTCTCATTGCGCGACGCTCACGTCCGACAACCCTGAAAGTGGTGCTGCACGAATCTGTCCTGAGAACGCTGGTGGGAGGGCGAAAGATCATGGCAGCGCAGTGTCGGCACATCGCCGACATGAGTACTCGTGACAACGTGGATGCGCGGATACTTCCGTTCGGAGTTGGGTTTCCGCTCGGTCTGTACGTCGGGCCATACGTGATCCTGGATTTCGGCTATGACGCGAAAGGAGGGAAGATTGCGCCGTCGGTCGTCTTCATCGAGGGCTACACCGGTGACATGTACCTTGAACGAGTGCAGGATGAGCGGATGTATCGGAAGGCTGCCGCCGCTATTGAGCACGCAGCGTTGGACGCAGTGCAGAGCAGGAACCTGCTGCGGCAGATAGCGAGGGAGTTTGCGGCATGAACGTAGACCTATCTACGGCTAAGTGGTTCAAGAGTACCCGTAGTGCCGGTGGTTCCGAATGCGTCGAGATCGCATTCCTCGATGGCGGCATGGTCGGTGTCCGTGACTCGAAGAACCCCACTGGACCGGCACTGGTGTTCACCCCCACCGAGTGGGATGCCTTTGCTACGGGGGTTGCCGAGGGCGAGTTCGATCGGCCCTGATCACCCCATGTGCGAGTGGTACTGGCCGGGGCTCGACCCGGCCGGTACTCACCGGAACGCGCCGCGCGGGTCCGAACTCGCTGTCCTGCATCGAGCGGAAGACCCACGCGGCGTCAGAGAATTCGTCAGCGATCAGATGTTGACCCCGTAATCGCGCGCGATACCCGCGAGACCCGACGCATACCCCTGCCCGATAGCCCGGAATTTCCATTCGTTGTTGTGCCGGTACAGCTCGCCGAAGATCATGGCCGTTTCGGTGGAGGTGTCTTCGCTGAGGTCGTAGCGCGCCAATTCCACGCCGGTACCGGCGTCGACGACGCGGATGAAGGCGTTGCGGATCTGGCCGAACGACTGGCCGCGGGCGTCGGCGTCGTGGATGGAGACCGGGAAGAAGATATTCGTGATGGTCGGCGGGGTGGCGGTGAGGTCGACGTTGATGACCTCGTCGTCGCCCTCACCGGCGCCGGTCAAGTTGTCGCCGGTGTGCTCGATGGACCCCTCGGGCGAACGCAGGTTGTTGTAGAAGATGAAGTGCTGGTCGGATAGCACTTTCAGATTCGGCCCGCACGCGAGCGCGCTGGCATCGAGGTCGTAGTCGGCGCCGGTGGTGGTACGTACGTCCCAGCCGAGACCCACCGAAACCTTCGTGAGATTCGCGGCCTGCTTGGACAGCGAAACGTTGCCGCCTTTGGCCAAAGTGATGCTCATGATCCCCTTCCGCGCGGCACGGCCGGTGCCGCCTTTCTTCCTTGCTGCCCGGAAACCTTGGGCCGGCTCAGTTCTGGTCGCCCGCCCAGGATTGCAACGTGCTCACCCGGCCTTTCAGCGCGCGCAGCTCGCTCTCGTCGTCGAGCACCGTGCGCTGGATGCCCTGCACGATCGCGAAGGCGGACTGGCGGTGGTCGTCGATCACCTCGACGTCGATGCGTACGGCCACATAGTCTTCGGCATCGGGCATCCCCTCCGCGATCACGTGCGCGGTGCCGCGCGCGCACAGCGCCACGTTGCCGCCGCCGAGGATCAGCAGCGCCACCTCGGGACGCTCACGCAGCCGGGCCAGCGAGCCGCGATCGAATTTGAGGCTGAGGAGGATCTGCCGATCGTCCGCGCGCACCGGCCAGGACACCGGAATCGCGTGCGGCGCCGGATCGGTCGTCACCAGCACGCCGATCGTCTCCAGGGGCCATTCCGGTAGCACGTCCAGCTCGGGATGATCTGCCGAGTTCTGTAGACGTTGGGCGGGGCTCGCTCCGGCTGCCATCTTCGTCACCTCATCGATCGTCGAGCGCGGTGGGCTGTACCGCGCTTGCTAGCAGTCTAAAGTGCTCGCCCCGTTGTCCGCTGGCGCTGCGCCCTTTGTCCGGGCTGCTCTCAGGCGACTATCAGGCCGGGTCTCGCGGTGCAGGTCAGGCCGAGATCACCGCGGGGATATCGAGTGGTGCGACTACAGCATCCGACGTGGCTTGTGCATCGCCCTGGCACGGCGCACCGACACCCGGGACCACACCGCCTGCTGTACCGCCAAGGTGGCCCAGCCCGCCAGCGCCATCCCGGACAGGTTCACCACGAGTTGCAGGGTGCTGCCCCAGACCGCCGATCCGATACCGAACGCGGCGCCGAGCGCGATGTTGCCCGCAGCGGGCACGGTGGTCACCGAGATGAAGACACCGGCCATTCCCCCCGCCTTGGCCGAGGTCAGCGCGAGCACTCCGGCGGCGGCCGCGACGACGGCGACGATGAACGACCATTTGTCGGGGGTGTAGATGAAGGCAGTTTCCGGGCGCGGACCGGTCACGTCATCCACGGTGATCCAGCCCAGTGCACGCCCGATCAAGGCGAATGTGAAGGTGATGGCGATGGCGGCGGCGAAACCGAGCATCAGCGTGCGCACGGCGAGGCCGAGTAACACGAATCGGCGGCGCACCAAGGCGACACCAAGCGCGGCGATGGCTCCGAATTCCGGACCGAGGACCATCGCCCCGATGACCAGAATCTGCGAATCCAGCACGATCGCGATGGCGGCGATCACCGTGGCGAAGGTCATGAAGCTGAGATAGGTCCAGTTCAGCTCGGTTTCCTCATACGAGCGCTGAGCGACATCGGCCCAGACCACGGAGTCCGCACTGCTGCCTGGCGTGCGCACCTCGGCATCGAATCCGCTGCGCGACAGCCAGGTACGCACCGGCTCGATCTCGATGCTGCCCGCATGGTGCAGCCCGATCGCACGCAATCGCTGGATCACGTCGTTCGCCGCCTCCCGCGCCACGTCGGCCAGCACCACGTCACCGTTCGGCCGCAGTGCGACGCCGCGCATGACCGCGAGGCCACTGACGGCCTCGTCCTGTTCCAGGATCCGGATCACGTCATCGGTCATCTCGGCCGGAGCCAGCATCCGCAGGTGCAACACCCCCATAGTGTGCCGGGCTCCGCCGCGTATCCCGCAGCGACCCGGCGCGACAATCTCCGCGTCGCGGAGGAGCGCTCGTGCGAGGACCTGCCGTAAGCACGTAACTTGCTGCGCCACTTATGCGCTGGCGCCGCGCCCTTTGTCCGGACTGCAGGAAAGATCAGGCGAGGTCCCGGGTGACGCTCAGGCGGAGACCAATGCGGGGATGTCGAGCGTGGCGGCCCACTGCTGCGCCATGTCCTTGGCCCGGATCTCCGTCGACGCGTCGTGCCGCGCGTGCTCGCCGACCTGGATGGCGCCGCACGCGGTGAGCTTCTCGGCGATGATCTCGCCGCCGCGGTTGAACGTGTCGCCGTACACGCTGTCGCCCAGCCCGAACACGGCGAACCGCAGGCCGGTCAGTTCCGGCGTGTGGCGCTCGAGCGCGTCGGCGAAGGGTTCGGCGCCGGTCGGCAGATCGCCGTCACCGTAGGTCGAGCACACGACGACGTGGAAGTCGCGCACGTCCAACGCGTCGATCTCGAAGTCCGTCATGTCGTGCACCGAGACGTCGTGCGCCCCGGAGAGCTCTGCGGCGATGCTGCCCGCGGCGGACTCCGCCGTCCCCATCTCGGTTCCGAACAAAATGACGACGCGCACCAGCGCTGCCCCTTCCTGCGTGAAATATGGTGAGGCTATCCTAATTAGTTACTCGCGGTGTGCTAGCGCCGGGAGCGATGGCCCTGCTCAGCGGCAGCGGAAGAGCACGGGTGGGCAAACCGAACCGATTGACGGAATGTCGCCCGCGTTGCATCATTCGTAAGGGTGCCCGGCATTGTCCGGGCAGACCACTATCTCGCCGGCCAACGATCGTCCGGCCCACAGCTGCCATCCGTGCCACTTCGGCCTCGCCGTGCACGAGTGCAGCGCTTCCAACCATGACGCGACCGCGTCCGGCCGTGAGTGAGGTGATACGAAATGGTTTACCAGTCGTCCGCATACCAGGTGATCAATTGGTACCCCCGCCTCGGCACCCTTCCCCATCTCTGAATTCACCGCGCCGAGCGCGGTCCTCTCGCGTCGATGCCACGGCGTCGGCGGAATCACCCCTCGGCGCGGCGCCCCGGATGGAATCGGAAACCGGTGGATAGACGGATGTGGAGAGAATCATGGTGGACAGGGGAGTGGATGCGGGGGCGGTAGAAATGGTGACGCGACCGATGGCGGGCAACCTCGCCGTGTCGGCCGCGATGACCGAGGATCTCGGGTACCTGCGCGAGGAGCTTGCGGCGGCGGAGGTGCCGTTTCTGCTCGTGCGCGACAGCGGACACCGTCTCGTGCTCGCGGCCGACGCGGCGCACCGCGCGATGGTGCGGCGGGTGACGGCCGCGGCGCTGTCGGCCGGATTCTCCTGTGTGGATCTGGGGCACAACGTGTTCCGGCTCGGACGTGACCGTGACCCGGCGCATCACGTCGATCTGGAACTGTGGGAGTACCACGGCGACACGGTGACCTGCCCGCGCCCGAACGCGCTCACCCGTACGGTCTTCGACCTCGCCGACGTCGAGCGCACGCAGGTGCGGCTTTTCGACCGGACCTGGCCAACCCTGGCGGACATGTTCGCGCCGCAGTCCACCGACGTCGATTTCGACATCGACCTGGTGTTCTCCTGGGTGGACGGTTCCGATCCCGAATTCCGCGCCCGTCGCGCCGGGATGCTCGCCCAAGTCGTGGTCGGCGAGGGCGACGACGCGGATGCCAGGATTCGGCAGATCGACGAGCTCGAGTACGCGCTGCGGTCGGTGCACAAGAACGCGCCCTGGATCCGCAGGATCTTCATCGCGACCGACTCCGCGACGCCGGACTGGCTGTCCACGCACCCGAAGGTGACGGTGGTGCGAGCGGTGGATCATTTCCGCGACACCACCGGCTTGCCCGTCTTCAATTCGCACGCGGTGGAATGCCAGTTGCAGCACATCGAAGGGCTCAGCGAGCACTTCCTGTACTCCAACGACGATATGTTCTTCGCGCGTCCGGTGCGCCCGTCGATGTTCTTCACCCCGGCCGGTTTGAGCCGGTTCATCGAGGCGGACACCAGGATCGGTCCGGGGCGCAACGACGAGCGGCGCAGCGGTTTCGAGAATGCCGCCCGGGTGAATCGGGCGCTGCTCGCCGAGCGATTCGGCTATGTGATCACGCGGCATCTGGAGCACACACCGGTGCCGCTGCGGCGCAGCGTGCTGATGGAGATGGAAGAGGAATTCGCCGCCGATTTCGCCCGCACGTGCGCGAGCCGGTTCCGGGCGGCCGCCGATATCTCGGTCACCAACTCGCTGTATCACTACTATGCCCTGCTGACCGGTCGCGCGGTGCCGCAGGAATCGGCGAAGATGCGCTACGTCGACACGACGAACTCTACCGGCCTCGCCCTGCTGGACGAGCTGGCGCGCCACCGTGACGTCGACTTCTTCTGCCTCAACGACGGCAGTTTCCCCGAGGTCGCCGAGACCGAGCGGGCGCGGATCGTGTCGGAGTTCCTCGCCGAGTACTTCCCCGAGCCCGCGCCGTGGGAGCGGCTCAGCGCACCGCCTCGTCGTCCGCTTCCGGAGTCGACGCCTGGCGCCGCATGACGTGCGGAATGCGCGCGGCGGGCAGGATCACGATGCCCTCCTCCGCGAGTCGCTGCTGCGCCTCTTCCGGCGTCGACGGAGCGCCGACGGTATCTCCGCGCTCGATGGGCACCACCGAGTGCACCACGGTGTCCGGATAGATGTGCACGTAGTTGAAGGCCTGCGCGCCGTCCCGCCCGCGCAGGCCGCCCTGCGCGACGCCGAGATCCTGGCTGTAGCAGGTCGCCGA carries:
- a CDS encoding DNA-directed RNA polymerase subunit beta — protein: MDDSAFADTPTSRCAYYRRTCGIPAAIHPENGHIVVRSGMIGGITMPARLGQQVRDNLLHNRFALGPVIAHVRSGRWTYLIRPDLPDDIRLFAELFRLDVSVVPIGGDIALPSPADAHAVYRQWVVAPRDSFRPSGLLIVETIRACVARKAWP
- a CDS encoding helix-turn-helix domain-containing protein, with translation MTDEGGSTLPRRQLGWHLRNGRNELGLTLEQVAAMMQWSKSKLARIEKAEGGGLLRELDIRELCRVLGFDDDMTTAMVELSRQSDAKCWWHTFDDVIRKSFNMYVGLESSATSLTMFRPNLVPGLLQTPDYARALDRIYFPDDTAEELDRRVQLRIKRQALIARRSRPTTLKVVLHESVLRTLVGGRKIMAAQCRHIADMSTRDNVDARILPFGVGFPLGLYVGPYVILDFGYDAKGGKIAPSVVFIEGYTGDMYLERVQDERMYRKAAAAIEHAALDAVQSRNLLRQIAREFAA
- a CDS encoding DUF397 domain-containing protein, encoding MNVDLSTAKWFKSTRSAGGSECVEIAFLDGGMVGVRDSKNPTGPALVFTPTEWDAFATGVAEGEFDRP
- a CDS encoding TerD family protein; this encodes MSITLAKGGNVSLSKQAANLTKVSVGLGWDVRTTTGADYDLDASALACGPNLKVLSDQHFIFYNNLRSPEGSIEHTGDNLTGAGEGDDEVINVDLTATPPTITNIFFPVSIHDADARGQSFGQIRNAFIRVVDAGTGVELARYDLSEDTSTETAMIFGELYRHNNEWKFRAIGQGYASGLAGIARDYGVNI
- a CDS encoding DUF389 domain-containing protein; its protein translation is MGVLHLRMLAPAEMTDDVIRILEQDEAVSGLAVMRGVALRPNGDVVLADVAREAANDVIQRLRAIGLHHAGSIEIEPVRTWLSRSGFDAEVRTPGSSADSVVWADVAQRSYEETELNWTYLSFMTFATVIAAIAIVLDSQILVIGAMVLGPEFGAIAALGVALVRRRFVLLGLAVRTLMLGFAAAIAITFTFALIGRALGWITVDDVTGPRPETAFIYTPDKWSFIVAVVAAAAGVLALTSAKAGGMAGVFISVTTVPAAGNIALGAAFGIGSAVWGSTLQLVVNLSGMALAGWATLAVQQAVWSRVSVRRARAMHKPRRML
- a CDS encoding flavodoxin domain-containing protein, whose amino-acid sequence is MRVVILFGTEMGTAESAAGSIAAELSGAHDVSVHDMTDFEIDALDVRDFHVVVCSTYGDGDLPTGAEPFADALERHTPELTGLRFAVFGLGDSVYGDTFNRGGEIIAEKLTACGAIQVGEHARHDASTEIRAKDMAQQWAATLDIPALVSA
- a CDS encoding stealth family protein, producing MVDRGVDAGAVEMVTRPMAGNLAVSAAMTEDLGYLREELAAAEVPFLLVRDSGHRLVLAADAAHRAMVRRVTAAALSAGFSCVDLGHNVFRLGRDRDPAHHVDLELWEYHGDTVTCPRPNALTRTVFDLADVERTQVRLFDRTWPTLADMFAPQSTDVDFDIDLVFSWVDGSDPEFRARRAGMLAQVVVGEGDDADARIRQIDELEYALRSVHKNAPWIRRIFIATDSATPDWLSTHPKVTVVRAVDHFRDTTGLPVFNSHAVECQLQHIEGLSEHFLYSNDDMFFARPVRPSMFFTPAGLSRFIEADTRIGPGRNDERRSGFENAARVNRALLAERFGYVITRHLEHTPVPLRRSVLMEMEEEFAADFARTCASRFRAAADISVTNSLYHYYALLTGRAVPQESAKMRYVDTTNSTGLALLDELARHRDVDFFCLNDGSFPEVAETERARIVSEFLAEYFPEPAPWERLSAPPRRPLPESTPGAA